The proteins below come from a single Pseudomonas chlororaphis genomic window:
- a CDS encoding deoxyribonuclease — protein sequence MSVRCFALLLAFAAMGAQAAAPRTFNEAKKIAWKLYAPQSTEFYCGCKYTGNRVNLAACGYVPRKNASRAARIEWEHIVPAWQIGHQRQCWQEGGRKQCTRYDPVYQRAEADLHNLVPSIGEVNGDRNNFSFGWLPVQKGQYGSCLTQVDFKAKKVMPRPSIRGMIARTYFYMSKQYGLRLSKQDRRLYEAWDKTYPVESWERQRNQSVACVMGHGNEFVGPVDLKACG from the coding sequence ATGAGTGTTCGCTGTTTTGCTTTATTGCTGGCTTTCGCCGCGATGGGGGCACAGGCCGCTGCGCCGCGCACCTTCAACGAAGCCAAGAAAATCGCCTGGAAACTCTACGCGCCGCAATCCACCGAGTTCTACTGCGGCTGCAAGTACACCGGCAATCGCGTGAACCTGGCGGCTTGCGGCTACGTGCCGCGCAAGAATGCCAGCCGCGCCGCGCGCATCGAGTGGGAGCACATTGTTCCGGCGTGGCAGATCGGCCATCAGCGCCAATGCTGGCAGGAAGGCGGCCGCAAACAATGCACCCGCTACGACCCGGTCTATCAACGGGCCGAGGCCGACCTGCATAACCTGGTGCCGAGCATTGGCGAAGTGAATGGCGACCGGAACAATTTCAGCTTCGGCTGGCTGCCGGTGCAGAAGGGCCAATACGGTTCGTGCCTGACCCAGGTGGATTTCAAGGCCAAGAAGGTCATGCCCCGCCCGTCCATTCGCGGCATGATCGCCCGCACCTACTTCTACATGAGCAAGCAGTACGGCCTGCGCTTGTCGAAACAGGACAGACGCCTGTACGAAGCCTGGGACAAGACCTACCCGGTCGAAAGCTGGGAACGCCAACGCAACCAGAGTGTGGCGTGCGTCATGGGGCACGGTAACGAGTTCGTCGGGCCGGTGGACCTCAAGGCCTGCGGCTGA
- a CDS encoding carbon storage regulator CsrA, producing MLILTRKVGESINIGDDITITILGVSGQQVRIGINAPKNVAVHREEIYQRIQAGLTAPDKPQTP from the coding sequence ATGCTGATACTCACCCGCAAAGTCGGTGAAAGCATAAACATTGGTGACGACATCACGATCACCATTCTGGGCGTTAGCGGCCAACAAGTCCGGATCGGCATCAACGCCCCGAAAAACGTCGCGGTACACCGCGAAGAGATCTACCAACGTATTCAGGCAGGCCTCACCGCCCCCGACAAGCCGCAAACGCCCTGA
- a CDS encoding sporulation protein: MRKLAWVIAVLMLAGCGEGRDAEAPKPKPAATSAPAAAAAPQWAVEVRGETPQAISDLTGWLIEHSFMSTVVRENGKERVLVGPFNSKADAEAGQEKITAALVRAKKRNIETLVVDYPTAQ; the protein is encoded by the coding sequence GTGCGCAAATTGGCTTGGGTTATCGCGGTATTGATGCTGGCTGGGTGTGGTGAAGGGCGTGACGCCGAGGCACCGAAGCCCAAACCCGCCGCGACCTCCGCGCCGGCTGCCGCTGCCGCGCCGCAATGGGCGGTCGAGGTTCGAGGCGAGACCCCGCAAGCGATCAGCGACCTGACCGGGTGGCTCATCGAGCACAGCTTCATGTCGACCGTGGTGCGGGAAAATGGCAAGGAGCGAGTGCTGGTCGGCCCATTCAACTCCAAGGCCGACGCTGAAGCAGGTCAGGAGAAAATCACCGCTGCCCTGGTCCGGGCGAAAAAGCGCAACATCGAGACCCTGGTGGTGGATTACCCGACGGCCCAATAA
- a CDS encoding membrane protein, whose product MLAHWSLAAIHLLAFALGFWAVLTRGTALRRVADGADAVRNVLVADNVWGVSALVLLVTGGMRAFAGFEKGSDYYLHQPLFHLKMTLLLLILLLEIAPMIALVKWRIALGKGMAVDPSRAGRFARVSHIEALLLVLMVVAATGMARGVSLG is encoded by the coding sequence ATGTTGGCTCATTGGTCTCTCGCGGCAATTCATCTCCTGGCCTTCGCCCTTGGCTTCTGGGCGGTGCTGACGCGCGGCACGGCACTGCGGCGCGTGGCGGATGGCGCGGACGCGGTTCGCAACGTGCTGGTGGCGGATAACGTGTGGGGCGTGTCGGCGCTGGTGCTGTTGGTGACCGGGGGGATGCGGGCGTTCGCGGGGTTCGAAAAAGGCTCGGACTACTACCTGCATCAACCGCTGTTTCACCTGAAGATGACGCTGTTGCTGCTGATCCTGTTGCTGGAAATCGCGCCAATGATCGCCCTGGTCAAATGGCGCATAGCCTTGGGCAAGGGCATGGCTGTCGATCCGTCACGGGCTGGCCGGTTTGCCCGGGTCAGCCACATCGAAGCCTTGCTGCTGGTCTTGATGGTGGTGGCGGCCACCGGCATGGCGCGGGGTGTGAGCCTGGGCTGA
- a CDS encoding LacI family transcriptional regulator, whose product MKLPFAGRLLAVAMLAAASAALPLSSAFAQTAEKPKVALVMKSLANEFFLTMEDGAKAYQKEHSADFELISNGIKDETDTANQIRIVEQMIVSKVDALVIAPADSKAMVPVIKKAVDAGITVINIDNQLDPAVVKSKNINVPFVGPDNRKGARLVGEYLAKQLKAGDEVGIIEGVSTTTNAQARTAGFKDAMEAAQIKVVSLQSGDWEINKGNQVAASMLSEYPDIKALLAGNDSMAVGAVSAVRAAGKAGKVQVVGYDNINAIKPMLKDGRVLATADQFAAKQAVFGIETALKMLKGEKVDSGANGVIETPVELVTK is encoded by the coding sequence ATGAAGTTGCCATTCGCTGGACGTCTCCTCGCTGTCGCCATGCTCGCGGCCGCATCCGCTGCGCTGCCTCTCTCCTCGGCATTTGCCCAGACCGCTGAAAAACCCAAGGTCGCTTTGGTCATGAAATCCCTGGCCAACGAGTTCTTCCTCACCATGGAAGACGGCGCCAAGGCCTATCAGAAGGAACACTCCGCCGATTTCGAGTTGATCTCCAACGGGATCAAGGATGAAACCGACACAGCCAACCAGATCCGTATCGTCGAGCAGATGATCGTGTCCAAGGTCGATGCACTGGTCATCGCACCCGCCGATTCCAAGGCGATGGTGCCGGTGATCAAGAAAGCCGTCGACGCCGGTATCACCGTCATCAACATCGATAACCAACTCGACCCCGCCGTGGTCAAGAGCAAGAACATCAACGTGCCGTTCGTAGGCCCGGACAACCGCAAGGGCGCCCGCCTGGTCGGTGAATACCTGGCCAAGCAGCTCAAGGCCGGTGACGAAGTCGGCATCATCGAAGGTGTTTCCACCACCACCAACGCCCAGGCGCGCACCGCAGGCTTCAAGGACGCGATGGAAGCGGCGCAGATCAAGGTCGTGTCACTGCAATCGGGCGACTGGGAAATCAACAAGGGCAACCAGGTGGCCGCTTCGATGCTCAGCGAATACCCGGACATCAAGGCGCTGCTGGCCGGCAACGACAGCATGGCGGTCGGCGCCGTCTCGGCCGTGCGCGCGGCGGGCAAGGCGGGCAAGGTCCAAGTGGTCGGCTACGACAACATCAATGCCATCAAGCCGATGCTCAAGGACGGTCGCGTCCTGGCCACGGCCGACCAGTTCGCTGCCAAGCAGGCGGTGTTCGGCATCGAGACGGCCCTGAAGATGCTCAAGGGCGAGAAAGTCGACAGCGGTGCCAATGGCGTGATCGAAACGCCGGTCGAGCTGGTTACGAAGTAA
- a CDS encoding ABC transporter permease, with the protein MKTVSAVGKSSGNFYGLGTYLGLAGALLAMVALFSTLSSHFLSYDTFSTLANQIPDLMVLAVGMTFILIIGGIDLSVGSVLALAASTVSVAVLGWGWSVWPSALLGMAVAALAGTVTGSITVAWRIPSFIVSLGVLEMARGLAYQMTGSRTAYIGDSFAWLSNPIAFGISPSFIIALLVIFIAQAVLTRTVFGRYLIGIGTNEEAVRLAGINPKPYKILVFSLMGLLAGVAALFQISRLEAADPNAGSGLELQVIAAVVIGGTSLMGGRGSVISTFFGVLIISVLAAGLAQIGASEPTKRIITGAVIVVAVVLDTYRSHRASRRG; encoded by the coding sequence ATGAAAACCGTATCCGCCGTCGGTAAATCGAGTGGCAACTTCTATGGCCTGGGCACTTACCTGGGCCTGGCCGGCGCGTTGCTGGCGATGGTCGCGCTGTTCTCGACCCTGAGCAGCCATTTCCTGTCGTACGACACCTTCAGTACCCTGGCTAACCAGATTCCCGACCTCATGGTGCTGGCGGTCGGCATGACGTTCATTTTGATTATCGGCGGCATCGACCTGTCGGTGGGGTCGGTGCTGGCGCTGGCGGCCTCGACCGTCAGCGTGGCCGTCCTCGGCTGGGGCTGGAGCGTCTGGCCGTCGGCCTTGCTCGGCATGGCCGTGGCGGCGCTGGCGGGCACGGTCACCGGCTCGATTACCGTGGCATGGCGGATCCCGTCGTTCATCGTCTCCCTCGGCGTGCTGGAAATGGCCCGGGGCCTGGCGTACCAGATGACCGGCTCGCGAACCGCCTACATCGGCGATTCCTTCGCCTGGCTGTCCAACCCGATTGCCTTCGGCATTTCCCCTTCGTTCATCATCGCCTTGCTGGTGATCTTCATTGCCCAGGCCGTGTTGACCCGCACGGTGTTCGGTCGCTACCTGATCGGCATCGGCACCAACGAAGAGGCCGTGCGCCTGGCGGGCATCAATCCAAAGCCGTACAAGATTCTGGTGTTCAGCCTCATGGGCCTGCTTGCGGGTGTTGCGGCGCTGTTCCAGATTTCGCGCCTGGAAGCCGCAGACCCGAACGCCGGTTCCGGGCTCGAATTGCAGGTGATCGCGGCGGTGGTGATCGGCGGCACCAGTCTGATGGGCGGGCGTGGCTCGGTCATCAGCACCTTCTTTGGCGTGCTGATCATCTCGGTGCTCGCGGCAGGCCTGGCGCAGATCGGCGCCAGCGAGCCGACCAAGCGCATCATCACCGGTGCGGTGATCGTGGTGGCGGTCGTGCTCGATACCTACCGCAGCCATCGCGCCAGTCGGCGAGGCTGA
- a CDS encoding LacI family transcriptional regulator has protein sequence MATIKDVAALAGISYTTVSHVVNKTRPVSEEVRRKVEAAIERLDYVPSAVARSLKAKTTATIGLLVPNSLNPYFAELARGIEDYCERNGYCVILCNSDDNPDKQRSYLRVLLEKRIDGLIVASAGGDVGLVEGLTGVRTPMVIVDRGLDGIDADLVRIDHEFGAYLATRHLLELGHRDIAFIGGPADTSVAQMRLAGYCRALEEAGIERPVEHMLESDFTSTGGYRAAAELLDRQPPSAIFAANDMIGIGVLRAAAERNVRVPSELSVIGFDDIQMSRYVYPALTTVGQSILQLGEMAAEVLLRRIATPGLATDQRIVTPSIVLRESTAPLSGTFAQYR, from the coding sequence ATGGCAACGATCAAGGATGTGGCGGCGCTCGCGGGGATCTCCTACACGACCGTGTCCCACGTGGTGAACAAGACGCGGCCGGTCAGTGAGGAGGTGCGGCGCAAGGTCGAGGCGGCCATCGAGCGCCTGGACTATGTGCCCAGCGCGGTGGCCCGTTCGCTCAAGGCCAAGACCACCGCGACCATCGGCCTGCTGGTGCCCAACAGCCTCAACCCTTATTTCGCCGAGCTGGCCCGGGGCATCGAGGATTACTGTGAGCGCAACGGTTACTGCGTGATCCTGTGCAATTCCGACGACAACCCGGACAAGCAGCGCAGTTACCTGCGGGTGCTGCTGGAAAAACGCATCGACGGCCTGATCGTCGCCTCGGCCGGCGGCGATGTCGGCCTGGTGGAAGGCTTAACTGGGGTGCGTACACCCATGGTGATCGTCGACCGTGGGCTCGACGGCATCGACGCCGACCTGGTGCGCATCGATCATGAGTTCGGCGCGTACCTGGCGACCCGCCACCTGCTGGAACTGGGCCACCGGGACATCGCCTTCATCGGCGGGCCGGCCGACACCAGTGTGGCGCAGATGCGCCTGGCGGGTTACTGCCGGGCGCTGGAAGAGGCGGGGATCGAACGGCCGGTCGAACACATGCTTGAAAGCGATTTCACCAGCACCGGTGGCTACCGTGCCGCCGCCGAACTGCTTGACCGGCAGCCGCCCAGCGCGATCTTCGCGGCCAACGACATGATCGGCATCGGCGTGCTGCGCGCCGCCGCTGAGCGCAACGTGCGCGTGCCCAGCGAATTGTCGGTGATCGGTTTCGATGACATCCAGATGAGCCGCTACGTCTACCCGGCGTTGACCACGGTCGGGCAGTCGATCCTGCAACTGGGCGAAATGGCCGCCGAGGTGCTGCTGCGCCGCATCGCGACGCCGGGCCTCGCCACTGACCAGCGGATCGTGACGCCCAGCATTGTCTTGCGAGAGTCGACTGCGCCGCTGTCCGGCACATTCGCCCAATACCGCTGA
- a CDS encoding sugar ABC transporter ATPase, protein MSVFDPNAVLSVSGIGKTYAQPVLTGIDLTLMRGEVLALTGENGAGKSTLSKIIGGLVTPTTGQMQFLGQDYRPGSRTQAEELGVRMVMQELNLLPTLSVAENLFLDNLPSCGGWISRKQLRKAAIEAMAQVGLDAIDPDTPVGELGIGHQQMVEIARNLIGDCRVLILDEPTAMLTAREVEMLFEQITRLQARGVSIIYISHRLEELARVAQRIAVLRDGNLVCVEPMANYNSEQLVTLMVGRELGEHIDLGPRQIGAPALTVKGLTRSDKVRDVSFEVRSGEIFGISGLIGAGRTELLRLIFGADTADSGSVALGSPAKAVSIRSPADAVAHGIALITEDRKGEGLLLTQSIAANIALGNMPEISSAGVVNGDAELSLAQRQIDAMRIRSSSPTQLVSELSGGNQQKVVIGRWLERDCSVLLFDEPTRGIDVGAKFDIYALLGELTRQGKALVVVSSDLRELMLICDRIGVLSAGRLIDTFERDSWTQDDLLAAAFAGYQKRDALLNEAAPRELS, encoded by the coding sequence ATGTCCGTTTTTGACCCGAACGCTGTCCTGTCTGTCAGCGGCATCGGTAAAACCTATGCCCAGCCAGTACTGACCGGCATCGACCTGACGTTGATGCGCGGGGAAGTGTTGGCGCTGACCGGTGAAAATGGCGCCGGCAAAAGCACCTTGTCCAAGATCATCGGCGGGCTGGTGACGCCGACGACCGGGCAGATGCAATTTCTGGGGCAGGACTATCGTCCCGGCAGCCGTACCCAGGCGGAAGAGTTGGGCGTACGCATGGTGATGCAGGAGCTCAACCTGCTGCCGACCCTTTCCGTGGCGGAGAACCTGTTTCTCGACAATTTGCCCAGTTGCGGTGGCTGGATCAGCCGCAAGCAATTGCGCAAGGCAGCCATCGAGGCCATGGCCCAAGTGGGGCTTGATGCGATCGATCCGGACACGCCGGTGGGTGAGTTGGGCATCGGCCACCAGCAGATGGTCGAGATCGCCCGCAACCTGATCGGCGATTGCCGTGTGCTGATTCTCGATGAGCCGACCGCCATGCTGACGGCGCGGGAAGTCGAGATGCTGTTCGAACAGATCACCCGCCTGCAGGCTCGGGGCGTGTCGATCATCTACATTTCCCATCGCCTCGAAGAACTGGCACGGGTGGCCCAGCGCATCGCGGTGTTGCGTGACGGCAACCTGGTCTGCGTCGAGCCGATGGCCAACTACAACAGTGAGCAACTGGTGACCCTGATGGTCGGCCGGGAGCTGGGCGAGCATATCGACCTGGGCCCCCGCCAGATCGGTGCGCCGGCGCTGACGGTCAAGGGCCTGACCCGTTCCGACAAAGTCCGCGATGTGTCCTTCGAAGTGCGCAGCGGCGAGATCTTCGGCATCTCCGGCCTGATCGGGGCCGGGCGTACCGAGCTGTTGCGGTTGATCTTCGGTGCCGATACCGCCGACAGCGGCAGCGTGGCGCTGGGTTCGCCAGCCAAGGCGGTGAGCATTCGCTCCCCGGCCGATGCGGTGGCCCACGGTATCGCGCTGATCACCGAAGACCGCAAGGGCGAAGGCCTGTTGCTGACTCAATCCATCGCCGCCAACATCGCGCTGGGCAACATGCCGGAGATTTCCAGTGCCGGCGTCGTCAATGGCGATGCAGAGCTGAGCCTTGCGCAGCGGCAGATCGATGCCATGCGCATCCGCAGTTCCAGCCCCACGCAATTGGTGTCCGAGCTGTCGGGCGGCAATCAACAGAAGGTGGTGATCGGCCGCTGGCTCGAACGCGACTGTTCGGTGCTGCTGTTCGACGAGCCAACCCGTGGCATCGACGTGGGTGCCAAGTTCGACATTTATGCGTTGCTCGGTGAACTGACTCGCCAGGGCAAGGCGCTGGTCGTGGTGTCCAGTGACCTGCGCGAGCTGATGCTGATCTGCGACCGGATCGGCGTGCTCTCCGCCGGGCGCCTGATCGACACCTTCGAGCGCGACAGCTGGACCCAGGATGACTTGCTGGCGGCCGCGTTCGCCGGCTACCAGAAACGTGATGCGTTGCTCAACGAGGCAGCGCCTAGGGAACTCTCATGA
- a CDS encoding ribokinase, producing the protein MPAKVVVIGSLNMDLVTRAPRLPRGGETLIGQSFSTIPGGKGANQAVAAARLGAQVAMVGCVGSDAYGQQLRGALLDEGIDCQAVGVVEGSSGVALIVVDDNSQNAIVIVAGANGALTPAVLDSVDEVLQGADVIICQLEVPDATVGHALKRGRELGKIVILNPAPASHALPAHWYGYVDYLIPNESEAAVLSGLAVDSLDTAEAAATQLMSAGAGKVIVTLGAQGLMFANGSSFEHFPAPRVKAVDTTAAGDTFVGGFAAALASGKSEVEAIRFGQVAAALSVTRAGAQPSIPTLQEVQAFKA; encoded by the coding sequence ATGCCAGCAAAAGTAGTGGTAATAGGCAGCCTGAACATGGACCTGGTCACCCGGGCACCGCGCCTGCCCCGTGGCGGTGAAACGCTGATCGGCCAGTCGTTCTCCACCATCCCCGGCGGCAAGGGCGCCAACCAAGCGGTGGCGGCCGCGCGCCTGGGCGCGCAGGTGGCCATGGTCGGGTGCGTGGGCAGCGATGCCTACGGCCAGCAATTGCGTGGAGCACTGCTGGACGAGGGGATCGATTGCCAGGCGGTCGGTGTCGTGGAAGGCTCCAGTGGCGTGGCCCTGATCGTGGTCGATGACAACAGCCAGAATGCGATCGTGATCGTGGCCGGTGCCAACGGTGCGCTGACTCCCGCCGTGCTGGACAGCGTCGATGAGGTGCTGCAAGGCGCCGATGTGATCATCTGCCAGCTCGAAGTGCCGGACGCCACCGTGGGGCACGCCCTCAAGCGTGGCCGCGAACTGGGCAAAATCGTCATTCTCAACCCGGCACCGGCGTCCCATGCGTTGCCGGCCCACTGGTACGGCTACGTCGATTACCTCATCCCCAATGAAAGCGAAGCCGCGGTCCTCAGCGGGTTGGCGGTGGACTCCCTGGACACCGCCGAAGCCGCCGCGACGCAGTTGATGAGTGCGGGCGCCGGCAAGGTGATCGTGACCCTGGGGGCCCAGGGCCTGATGTTCGCCAACGGCAGCAGCTTCGAGCATTTCCCGGCGCCCCGGGTCAAGGCAGTGGACACCACGGCGGCAGGCGATACCTTTGTCGGTGGTTTCGCCGCCGCCCTGGCGAGCGGCAAAAGCGAGGTCGAGGCGATTCGTTTCGGCCAGGTTGCCGCCGCGCTGTCGGTCACCCGCGCGGGCGCGCAGCCCTCTATCCCCACCTTGCAGGAAGTACAGGCGTTCAAGGCATGA
- a CDS encoding glutamate--tRNA ligase (catalyzes a two-step reaction, first charging a glutamine molecule by linking its carboxyl group to the alpha-phosphate of ATP, followed by transfer of the aminoacyl-adenylate to its tRNA), which yields MSKPTVDPTSNSKTGPAVPVNFLRPIIQADLDSGKHTQIVTRFPPEPNGYLHIGHAKSICVNFGLAEEFGGVTHLRFDDTNPAKEDQEYIDAIESDVKWLGFQWSGEVRYASQYFDQLHDWAVELIKAGNAYVCDLTPEQAKEYRGSLTEPGKNSPFRDRSVEENLDLFARMRAGEFPDGARVLRAKIDMASPNMNLRDPIMYRIRHAHHHQTGDKWCIYPNYDFTHGQSDAIEGITHSICTLEFESHRPLYEWFLEHLPVPANPRQYEFSRLNLNYTITSKRKLKQLVDEKHVNGWDDPRMSTLSGFRRRGYTPKSIRNFCEMVGTNRSDGVVDFGMLEFSIRDDLDHSAPRAMCVLRPLKVVITNYPEGQVENLELPCHPKEDMGVRVLPFAREIYIDRDDFMEEPPKGYKRLEPAGEVRLRGSYVIRADEAIKDADGNIVELRCSYDPDTLGKNPEGRKVKGVIHWVPAAASVECEVRLYDRLFRSPNPEKAEDSASFLDNINPDSLQVLTGCRAEPSLGNAQPEDRFQFEREGYFCADIKDSKPGRPVFNRTVTLRDSWGQ from the coding sequence ATGAGCAAGCCCACTGTCGACCCTACCTCGAATTCCAAGACCGGCCCGGCCGTGCCGGTCAATTTCCTGCGCCCGATCATCCAGGCGGACCTGGATTCGGGTAAGCACACACAGATCGTCACCCGTTTCCCGCCGGAACCCAACGGCTACCTGCACATCGGCCATGCCAAGTCGATCTGCGTGAACTTTGGCCTGGCCGAGGAGTTCGGTGGCGTCACGCACCTGCGTTTCGACGACACCAACCCGGCCAAGGAAGACCAGGAATACATCGACGCGATCGAAAGCGACGTCAAGTGGCTGGGCTTCCAATGGTCCGGTGAAGTGCGCTATGCCTCGCAGTATTTCGACCAACTGCACGACTGGGCGGTGGAACTGATCAAGGCCGGCAACGCCTATGTCTGCGACCTGACCCCCGAGCAGGCCAAGGAATACCGTGGCAGTCTGACCGAGCCGGGCAAGAACAGCCCGTTCCGTGACCGCAGCGTGGAAGAGAACCTCGACCTGTTCGCCCGCATGCGCGCCGGTGAGTTCCCGGACGGTGCGCGGGTGTTGCGCGCCAAGATCGACATGGCCTCGCCGAACATGAACCTGCGCGACCCGATCATGTATCGCATCCGCCACGCCCATCACCACCAGACCGGTGACAAGTGGTGCATCTACCCCAACTATGACTTCACCCACGGCCAGTCGGACGCCATCGAAGGCATTACCCATTCGATCTGCACCCTGGAATTCGAAAGCCATCGTCCGCTGTACGAGTGGTTCCTCGAGCACCTGCCCGTGCCGGCCAACCCGCGCCAGTACGAGTTCAGCCGCCTGAACCTGAACTACACCATCACCAGCAAGCGCAAGCTCAAGCAACTGGTGGACGAGAAGCACGTCAACGGCTGGGACGACCCGCGCATGTCGACGCTGTCGGGCTTCCGGCGTCGTGGCTACACGCCGAAATCGATCCGCAACTTCTGCGAGATGGTCGGCACCAACCGTTCCGACGGCGTGGTGGACTTCGGCATGCTGGAGTTCAGCATCCGTGACGACCTCGACCACAGCGCCCCGCGCGCCATGTGCGTGCTGCGTCCGCTGAAGGTGGTGATCACCAACTACCCGGAAGGCCAGGTCGAGAACCTCGAGCTGCCGTGCCATCCGAAAGAGGACATGGGCGTGCGCGTCCTGCCGTTCGCCCGGGAGATCTACATCGACCGCGACGACTTCATGGAAGAGCCGCCAAAGGGCTACAAGCGCCTGGAACCGGCCGGTGAAGTGCGCCTGCGCGGCAGCTACGTGATCCGCGCCGACGAAGCCATCAAGGATGCCGATGGCAACATCGTCGAGCTGCGCTGCTCCTACGACCCGGACACCCTGGGCAAGAACCCGGAAGGGCGCAAGGTCAAGGGCGTGATCCACTGGGTGCCGGCTGCCGCCAGCGTCGAGTGCGAAGTGCGCCTGTACGATCGCCTGTTCCGTTCACCGAACCCGGAGAAGGCCGAAGACAGCGCCAGCTTCCTGGACAACATCAACCCTGACTCCCTGCAAGTACTTACCGGTTGTCGTGCCGAGCCATCGTTGGGCAACGCACAGCCGGAAGACCGTTTCCAGTTCGAGCGCGAAGGTTACTTCTGCGCGGATATCAAGGACTCAAAACCCGGTCGTCCGGTCTTCAACCGTACCGTGACCTTGCGTGATTCCTGGGGTCAGTGA
- a CDS encoding cysteinyl-tRNA synthetase, protein MLTIYNTLTKSKEVFKPLDGNKVRMYVCGMTVYDYCHLGHGRSMVAFDLVTRWLRYSGYDLTYVRNITDIEDKIINRARENGEPYDALTARMIEAMHEDEARLNILKPDLEPRATDHIPGMLAMIQTLIDKGYAYAAGNGDVYYRVAKFMGYGKLSRKKIEDLRIGARIEVGESKEDPLDFVLWKAAKPGEPSWESPWGAGRPGWHIECSVMSTCCLGETFDIHGGGSDLEFPHHENEIAQSEAASGKTYANAWMHCGMIRINGEKMSKSLNNFFTIRDVLDKYHPEVVRYLLVSSHYRSAINYSEDNLKDAKGALERFYHALKGLPSVPAAGGEAYVARFTEVMNDDFGTPEACAVLFEMVREINRLRESDLNAAAGLAARLKELANVLGVLQLEADDFLQAGAEGRVDAAEVEALIQARLTARANKDWAESDRIRDQLTAMGVVLEDGKGGTTWRLAD, encoded by the coding sequence GTGCTAACGATCTACAACACGCTCACCAAGAGCAAAGAAGTCTTCAAGCCGCTGGATGGCAACAAGGTGCGCATGTACGTCTGCGGGATGACCGTGTACGACTACTGCCACCTTGGGCATGGCCGCAGCATGGTCGCCTTCGACCTGGTAACCCGCTGGCTGCGCTACAGCGGTTATGACCTGACCTATGTGCGCAACATCACCGACATCGAAGACAAGATCATCAATCGGGCCCGCGAGAACGGCGAGCCCTACGATGCGTTGACCGCCCGCATGATCGAGGCCATGCACGAGGACGAGGCGCGCCTCAATATTCTCAAGCCGGACCTGGAGCCTCGTGCCACGGATCACATTCCCGGCATGCTGGCGATGATCCAGACCCTGATCGACAAGGGCTATGCCTACGCAGCGGGCAATGGCGACGTGTATTACCGCGTTGCCAAGTTCATGGGCTACGGCAAGTTGTCGCGCAAGAAAATCGAAGACCTGCGCATCGGCGCACGCATCGAGGTCGGCGAGTCGAAAGAAGACCCGCTGGATTTCGTGCTGTGGAAAGCCGCCAAGCCGGGTGAGCCGAGCTGGGAATCGCCGTGGGGCGCCGGGCGTCCGGGCTGGCACATCGAGTGCTCGGTGATGTCCACCTGCTGCCTGGGCGAGACCTTCGATATCCATGGCGGCGGCAGCGACCTGGAGTTCCCGCACCACGAGAACGAGATCGCCCAGAGCGAAGCGGCTTCCGGCAAGACCTACGCCAACGCGTGGATGCATTGCGGCATGATCCGGATCAACGGCGAGAAGATGTCCAAGTCCTTGAACAACTTCTTCACCATCCGCGACGTGCTCGACAAGTACCACCCCGAGGTCGTGCGTTACCTGCTGGTGTCCAGTCACTACCGCAGCGCCATCAACTATTCGGAAGACAACCTCAAGGACGCCAAGGGCGCCCTGGAGCGTTTCTACCATGCGTTGAAAGGCCTGCCGAGCGTGCCTGCCGCCGGTGGCGAAGCCTACGTGGCGCGGTTTACCGAAGTGATGAACGACGACTTCGGCACGCCGGAAGCCTGCGCGGTGCTGTTTGAAATGGTGCGTGAGATCAACCGCCTGCGCGAGAGTGATCTCAATGCGGCGGCGGGCCTGGCGGCACGCCTGAAGGAACTGGCCAATGTGCTGGGGGTGTTGCAGCTCGAGGCGGATGACTTCCTCCAGGCCGGTGCCGAAGGCCGCGTGGACGCCGCCGAGGTCGAGGCATTGATCCAGGCGCGCCTGACCGCGCGGGCCAACAAGGACTGGGCCGAATCCGACCGTATCCGCGATCAGCTCACCGCCATGGGCGTGGTGCTGGAAGACGGGAAGGGCGGCACGACCTGGCGTCTGGCCGACTAG